Proteins encoded together in one Paracoccus sp. SMMA_5_TC window:
- a CDS encoding NAD(P)/FAD-dependent oxidoreductase: MNLLFSNDRRGEYPPSLYAASRSALPAFPRQQGEERADVVVVGAGYTGLSAALHLAEAGRDVMVLEAHRVGFGASGRNGGQLGSGQRLEVDELERLAGPEAARRLWDMAEEAKALTRALAARCQVPVADGIAHAFRKPAEFDHARRLIDKLARDYGYDRIEPLARDAFRALVPSDAYIAGELDHGAGHLNPLELVLGLARLADAAGARLRELSHVHHIRHARLASDKTVVQTERGRVLCDHVILAGNGYMGQLNGHVAARVMPINNFIVATEPLGPRAAQVLTRNIGVHDTKFVVNYWRLDPEGRLIFGGGENVSYRFPADIFAKVRKPLLSIYPQLADVALTHAWGGTLAITMNRMPCFARPAPNCLSASGYSGHGLALANLAGKLMAQAVLGQAQGFDTMAALPSRPFPGGAMLRWPLLVAGMSWYSLRDRLGF, from the coding sequence ATGAACCTGCTGTTTTCCAACGATCGGCGTGGCGAGTATCCGCCCAGCCTTTATGCGGCCAGCCGCAGCGCCCTGCCCGCATTTCCGCGTCAGCAGGGCGAAGAGCGCGCCGATGTCGTGGTCGTGGGTGCGGGCTACACAGGGCTTTCCGCCGCCCTGCACCTGGCCGAGGCCGGTCGCGATGTGATGGTGCTCGAGGCGCATCGGGTCGGCTTCGGCGCCTCGGGACGCAACGGCGGGCAGCTCGGCTCTGGCCAACGGCTTGAGGTCGACGAACTGGAACGTCTGGCCGGTCCAGAGGCCGCGCGTCGGCTTTGGGACATGGCCGAAGAGGCCAAGGCCCTGACCCGCGCCCTTGCGGCGCGCTGCCAGGTGCCGGTCGCTGACGGTATCGCCCACGCCTTTCGCAAGCCCGCCGAATTCGACCATGCCCGGCGACTGATCGACAAGCTGGCGCGCGATTACGGTTATGATCGGATCGAGCCGCTGGCGCGCGACGCGTTCCGGGCGCTGGTGCCGTCGGATGCCTATATCGCGGGCGAACTGGACCATGGCGCGGGGCATCTCAATCCGCTTGAACTGGTCCTGGGCCTGGCGCGGCTGGCCGATGCTGCCGGGGCGCGTTTGCGCGAACTTAGCCACGTTCACCACATTCGCCACGCCCGTCTGGCCAGTGACAAGACCGTGGTCCAGACCGAGAGGGGCCGCGTGCTGTGCGATCATGTCATCCTGGCCGGCAATGGTTACATGGGGCAGCTGAACGGCCATGTCGCGGCGCGGGTGATGCCGATCAACAACTTCATCGTGGCGACCGAGCCGCTGGGCCCGCGCGCCGCCCAGGTGCTGACCCGAAACATCGGCGTGCATGACACCAAATTCGTGGTCAATTACTGGCGGCTGGACCCCGAAGGCCGGCTGATCTTTGGCGGCGGCGAAAACGTCAGCTATCGCTTTCCGGCCGACATCTTTGCCAAGGTGCGCAAGCCGTTGTTGTCCATCTATCCGCAGCTTGCCGATGTGGCGCTGACCCACGCCTGGGGTGGAACGCTGGCCATCACGATGAACCGGATGCCCTGCTTTGCCCGGCCGGCCCCGAACTGCCTGTCGGCCAGCGGCTATTCCGGTCATGGCCTGGCCCTGGCCAATCTGGCCGGCAAGCTGATGGCGCAGGCAGTCCTGGGGCAAGCGCAGGGCTTCGATACCATGGCCGCCCTGCCCTCGCGCCCCTTTCCCGGCGGCGCGATGTTACGCTGGCCCCTGCTGGTAGCGGGAATGAGCTGGTATTCGCTGCGCGATCGGCTGGGTTTCTAG
- a CDS encoding glutamine synthetase family protein: MKAHWISETPQAAQDYIAGRRLDEVECIVADIAGVARGKAMPASKFAHQERFYLPNSIFLQTITGDWADNPSGAFTEPDMILTPDFSTATAAPWTADVTLQVIHDVTDQSGRPVPTAPRNVLKRVVDLYRQKGWQPIVAPEMEFFLVARNIDPNQPIMPPMGRSGRRAAAKQAYSMSAVDEYGKVIDDIYDFAEAQGFEIDGILQEGGAGQVEINLNHGDPVQLADQIFYFKRLIREAALRHDCFATFMAKPIEGEPGSAMHIHHSVVGLKDGRNIFSDDQGRETPAFMHFIAGMQKHLPAAVALLAPYVNSYRRYVPDFAAPINLEWGRDNRTTGLRVPISGPESRRVENRLAGMDCNPYLGLAASLACGYLGLIEQENPRAECLGDAYMSEDELPYNLGDALDLMDESVPMREVLGSEFFAIYQAVKRNEYKEFLQVISPWEREHLLLNV, from the coding sequence ATGAAAGCCCACTGGATTTCCGAAACTCCGCAGGCTGCGCAGGATTACATTGCCGGTCGACGCCTGGACGAGGTCGAATGCATCGTTGCCGACATTGCCGGCGTGGCCCGCGGCAAGGCGATGCCCGCATCGAAGTTTGCCCATCAGGAACGCTTCTATCTGCCCAATTCCATCTTCTTGCAGACGATCACCGGCGACTGGGCCGACAACCCGTCGGGGGCGTTTACCGAACCTGACATGATCCTGACGCCGGATTTTTCCACGGCGACCGCCGCACCCTGGACTGCGGATGTGACCTTGCAGGTCATCCACGACGTGACCGACCAATCCGGCCGGCCGGTGCCCACTGCCCCGCGCAACGTGCTAAAGCGCGTGGTCGACCTGTATCGCCAGAAAGGCTGGCAACCGATCGTCGCCCCGGAAATGGAATTCTTCCTGGTCGCCCGCAACATCGATCCGAACCAGCCGATCATGCCGCCGATGGGCCGGTCAGGTCGCCGCGCTGCCGCCAAGCAGGCCTATTCGATGTCGGCGGTCGATGAATACGGCAAGGTCATCGACGACATCTACGATTTCGCCGAGGCACAGGGCTTCGAGATTGACGGTATCCTGCAGGAAGGCGGTGCCGGCCAGGTCGAGATCAACCTCAACCACGGTGACCCTGTGCAGCTGGCCGACCAGATCTTTTATTTCAAGCGGCTGATCCGCGAAGCCGCCCTGCGCCACGACTGTTTTGCCACCTTCATGGCCAAACCGATCGAGGGCGAGCCGGGCAGTGCGATGCACATCCATCATTCGGTGGTTGGGCTGAAGGATGGTCGCAACATCTTTTCCGACGATCAGGGCCGTGAGACACCCGCCTTCATGCATTTCATCGCCGGCATGCAGAAGCATCTGCCCGCAGCCGTGGCGCTGCTGGCACCTTATGTGAACAGCTATCGCCGCTATGTCCCCGATTTTGCTGCGCCAATCAACCTTGAATGGGGGCGCGACAATCGAACGACGGGCCTGCGTGTGCCGATTTCGGGGCCGGAATCCCGCCGCGTCGAAAATCGCCTGGCCGGGATGGACTGCAATCCCTACCTGGGGCTGGCTGCCTCGCTGGCCTGCGGCTATCTGGGCCTGATCGAGCAGGAAAACCCCCGAGCCGAATGTCTGGGCGACGCCTATATGTCCGAGGACGAGTTGCCCTATAACCTGGGCGATGCGCTGGACCTGATGGATGAAAGCGTGCCCATGCGCGAGGTGCTGGGTTCCGAGTTCTTTGCCATCTATCAGGCGGTAAAGCGCAATGAATACAAGGAATTCCTGCAGGTCATCAGCCCCTGGGAACGCGAACATCTGTTGCTGAACGTATGA
- a CDS encoding type 1 glutamine amidotransferase, producing the protein MRIGILKCGQSPEEIRGDMGDYDTMFERLLAGRGFEFTSYHVEAMQFPADVHDAQGWLLTGSRHGAYEDHPFIPPLEDFIRRAYRAQVPMVGICFGHQIIAQALGGRVIKHPGGWAIGAQDYRFDDQTLTLNAWHQDQVVERPAGAEVAASNEFCENAALVYGSQAFTVQAHPEFDDGFIQGLITHRARGKVPDELLDDAQSRMGGARHSATLADRIEQFFKSPRDAAAKGAE; encoded by the coding sequence ATGCGTATCGGCATTCTGAAATGCGGCCAATCGCCCGAAGAGATTCGTGGCGATATGGGCGATTATGACACCATGTTCGAAAGACTTCTTGCCGGCCGGGGGTTCGAGTTCACCAGCTACCACGTCGAGGCCATGCAGTTTCCGGCCGATGTCCACGACGCCCAGGGCTGGCTGCTGACCGGATCGCGCCACGGCGCCTATGAGGATCATCCCTTCATCCCCCCGCTCGAGGATTTCATCCGTCGCGCCTATCGCGCGCAGGTGCCGATGGTCGGCATCTGTTTCGGCCACCAGATCATTGCCCAGGCCCTGGGTGGGCGGGTCATCAAGCATCCGGGCGGCTGGGCGATCGGGGCTCAGGATTACCGATTTGACGATCAGACACTGACCTTGAATGCCTGGCATCAGGATCAGGTGGTGGAACGCCCGGCCGGGGCCGAGGTCGCAGCCAGCAACGAGTTCTGCGAAAACGCCGCACTGGTCTATGGCAGCCAGGCGTTCACCGTGCAGGCTCATCCCGAATTCGACGACGGCTTCATTCAGGGACTGATCACGCACCGGGCGCGGGGCAAGGTTCCCGATGAACTGCTTGACGACGCGCAGTCACGCATGGGTGGTGCGCGCCATTCGGCCACACTGGCCGACCGTATCGAACAATTCTTCAAGTCGCCGCGCGACGCCGCGGCCAAAGGTGCCGAATGA
- a CDS encoding aminotransferase class V-fold PLP-dependent enzyme gives MPGLLPHVDPDGLQEFSVVFTDRSLNHMSQKFQQAMRDISTMLRDVYGAEAVALVPGGGTAAMEAVARQFGRDAHALIVRNGFFSYRWSQIFDAGGFARETTVMRARQAGNDSRAPFAPAAIDEVVASIRENRPDAVFAPHVETASGMILPDDYITALADAAHEVGAIMVLDCIASGAIWVDMRKTGVDVLISAPQKGWSASPSAGMVMFSARGMERLAATTSDSFMLDLKKWRAIMQAYEQGGHAYHATMPTDALMGLRDAMIETRDMGFQAACDAQWQLGRAVRAELAQRGLRSVAAEGYLAPGVVVCYTDDADIQSGRRFLDEGYQIAAGVPLQVGEGEGYRSFRIGLFGLDKLKDVEGTVARLRPVLDKLF, from the coding sequence ATGCCCGGACTGCTTCCCCACGTGGATCCTGATGGCCTGCAGGAATTTTCGGTCGTGTTCACCGACCGCTCGCTGAACCACATGTCGCAGAAATTTCAGCAGGCCATGCGCGACATCTCGACGATGTTGCGGGATGTTTATGGCGCCGAGGCCGTGGCTTTGGTTCCCGGCGGCGGCACCGCCGCGATGGAGGCCGTGGCCCGCCAGTTCGGCCGCGATGCCCATGCGCTGATCGTGCGCAACGGGTTTTTCAGCTATCGGTGGAGCCAGATCTTCGACGCCGGCGGATTTGCCCGCGAAACCACGGTGATGCGGGCGCGACAGGCCGGAAACGATTCCCGGGCACCCTTTGCCCCCGCGGCCATCGACGAGGTGGTGGCCAGCATCCGCGAAAATCGGCCCGATGCGGTCTTTGCACCACATGTCGAAACCGCATCTGGCATGATCCTGCCCGACGACTACATCACCGCGCTGGCCGATGCCGCGCATGAGGTCGGGGCGATCATGGTTCTGGACTGCATCGCCTCGGGGGCGATCTGGGTAGACATGCGCAAGACCGGGGTGGATGTGCTGATTTCGGCACCGCAAAAAGGGTGGTCGGCCTCGCCCTCGGCCGGGATGGTGATGTTTTCCGCAAGGGGCATGGAACGGCTGGCGGCGACGACTAGCGACAGCTTCATGCTGGACCTGAAGAAATGGCGCGCGATCATGCAGGCCTATGAGCAGGGGGGGCATGCCTATCACGCCACCATGCCGACCGATGCGCTGATGGGGCTGCGCGATGCCATGATCGAAACTCGCGACATGGGCTTTCAGGCGGCCTGCGACGCGCAATGGCAACTGGGCCGGGCGGTGCGCGCCGAACTGGCACAGCGCGGTCTGCGTTCGGTCGCGGCCGAAGGGTATCTGGCGCCGGGCGTGGTGGTCTGTTACACCGACGACGCGGACATCCAGAGCGGCCGGCGCTTTCTTGACGAAGGCTATCAGATCGCGGCCGGAGTTCCTTTGCAGGTAGGCGAGGGCGAGGGCTATCGCAGCTTTCGCATCGGCCTGTTCGGGCTGGACAAGCTGAAGGATGTCGAAGGCACCGTCGCCCGCCTGCGCCCGGTGCTGGACAAGTTGTTCTAG
- a CDS encoding ferritin-like domain-containing protein, with translation MNTPDCLAACAVDVLTTADPWEKTARSRAHAAAWFAGRAAGKPMPLGTVAPPLRPARPTRPDLLAPRDVPRRRPGTAQGRTALLHAVAHIELNAVDLHWDIIARFTATPMPMGFYDDWVKSADEESRHFNLVSDCLQRMDSFYGALPAHAGMWRAAEDTVDDLMGRLTVVPMVLEARGLDVTPGMIEIFRKAGQSDAVAALETIYAEEVGHVAYGSKWFHFLCGRHELDPKETFHALVRKYFHGALKPPFNEEKRAEAGLPPDFYWPLAETAAGDEPAAQSGITA, from the coding sequence ATGAACACGCCCGATTGCCTTGCCGCCTGCGCCGTCGATGTCCTGACCACCGCAGACCCATGGGAAAAGACTGCCCGTTCGCGCGCCCATGCCGCCGCCTGGTTCGCCGGTCGCGCCGCTGGCAAGCCGATGCCGCTGGGCACTGTCGCGCCGCCTTTGCGTCCCGCGCGGCCGACCAGGCCCGATCTGCTGGCGCCACGCGATGTGCCGCGCCGCCGCCCCGGCACCGCTCAGGGGCGCACGGCCTTGCTGCATGCGGTCGCCCATATCGAGCTGAATGCCGTAGACCTGCACTGGGACATCATTGCCCGCTTTACTGCGACACCCATGCCAATGGGATTTTATGACGACTGGGTGAAATCGGCGGATGAGGAATCCAGGCATTTCAATCTGGTCAGCGACTGCCTTCAGCGCATGGACAGCTTTTACGGTGCTTTGCCGGCCCATGCCGGCATGTGGCGCGCGGCCGAGGATACGGTGGATGACCTGATGGGCCGACTGACGGTGGTGCCCATGGTTCTTGAGGCACGCGGTCTGGACGTGACCCCCGGGATGATCGAGATATTTCGCAAGGCCGGACAGTCGGATGCGGTGGCGGCGCTGGAAACCATCTATGCCGAAGAGGTTGGCCATGTCGCCTATGGCTCGAAATGGTTTCATTTCCTGTGCGGCCGGCACGAGCTTGACCCCAAGGAGACGTTCCACGCCCTGGTGCGGAAGTATTTCCACGGCGCGTTGAAGCCTCCGTTCAACGAGGAAAAGCGCGCCGAGGCCGGCCTGCCGCCCGATTTCTATTGGCCGCTGGCCGAAACCGCCGCCGGGGATGAACCGGCGGCGCAATCGGGCATCACTGCCTAG
- a CDS encoding thioredoxin family protein, with protein MAVSPPVCDFGAKAPDFALPDPDGRIFRLGDIAGPRGTLVMFICNHCPYVQAVADRIRRDAAELQQLGIGVVAISSNDIEAYPEDAPEMMKAEAARHGFTFPYLYDETQEVARAYGAECTPDFFGYNARLELQYRGRLDASGRAPAALDARRELFEAMRQIAETGQGPRDQVASIGCSIKWKPE; from the coding sequence ATGGCGGTCAGTCCTCCGGTATGTGATTTTGGGGCCAAGGCCCCGGATTTTGCGCTGCCCGATCCGGATGGCAGGATTTTCCGGCTGGGTGACATTGCAGGGCCGCGTGGCACTCTGGTGATGTTCATTTGCAATCATTGCCCCTATGTCCAGGCGGTGGCCGACCGGATCCGACGTGATGCTGCCGAGTTGCAGCAGCTGGGCATCGGCGTGGTGGCGATCTCATCGAATGATATCGAGGCCTATCCCGAGGACGCCCCGGAAATGATGAAGGCCGAGGCGGCGCGGCATGGTTTCACCTTTCCGTATCTTTACGATGAAACCCAAGAGGTTGCCCGTGCTTACGGAGCAGAATGCACGCCCGACTTCTTTGGCTACAACGCCAGGCTAGAGTTGCAATATCGCGGTCGCCTGGATGCCTCCGGTCGGGCGCCGGCTGCCCTGGATGCAAGACGCGAGCTGTTCGAAGCCATGCGTCAGATCGCCGAAACCGGCCAGGGACCACGCGATCAGGTGGCCTCGATCGGATGTTCGATCAAATGGAAACCTGAATGA
- the gph gene encoding phosphoglycolate phosphatase (PGP is an essential enzyme in the glycolate salvage pathway in higher organisms (photorespiration in plants). Phosphoglycolate results from the oxidase activity of RubisCO in the Calvin cycle when concentrations of carbon dioxide are low relative to oxygen. This enzyme is a member of the Haloacid Dehalogenase (HAD) superfamily of aspartate-nucleophile hydrolase enzymes (PF00702).), whose protein sequence is MAPCPVVFDLDGTLIDSAPDIHACVNNVLRLHGLRPLTLDQVRGFIGGGVDVLWRRIIAALGLSPESERDLIASFMTRYHQATSLTRLYPDALECLGILADRGHPLGICTNKPEGPTRAVLDHFGIQGLFAKIVGGDSLPQRKPDPRPLRATFVALGAHPDSIRGIYVGDSEYDARAAHAIPVPFLLYTQGYRKAAIADLGPQASFDSFAELPALVEGAMMGL, encoded by the coding sequence ATGGCACCCTGCCCGGTCGTCTTTGATCTGGACGGCACATTGATCGACAGTGCGCCCGACATTCATGCCTGCGTCAACAACGTATTGCGCTTGCACGGGCTGCGGCCGCTGACGCTTGATCAGGTGCGCGGTTTTATCGGTGGCGGCGTCGACGTGCTGTGGCGGCGCATCATCGCCGCCCTGGGCCTGTCGCCCGAGAGCGAACGCGATCTGATCGCATCCTTCATGACACGCTATCATCAGGCAACCAGTCTGACGCGCCTGTATCCCGACGCACTGGAATGTCTGGGCATTCTGGCCGATCGCGGTCATCCATTGGGGATCTGCACCAACAAGCCGGAAGGCCCGACCCGCGCCGTGCTGGACCATTTCGGCATTCAGGGATTGTTTGCAAAGATCGTGGGGGGCGACAGCCTGCCCCAGCGCAAACCAGATCCGCGCCCCCTGCGCGCGACCTTCGTGGCGCTGGGCGCCCATCCCGATAGCATTCGGGGCATCTATGTCGGCGACAGCGAATACGATGCCCGCGCAGCCCACGCTATACCGGTGCCCTTCCTGCTTTACACGCAGGGTTATCGCAAGGCAGCAATCGCGGATCTTGGCCCCCAGGCCAGCTTCGACAGTTTCGCTGAACTGCCGGCGCTGGTCGAAGGCGCGATGATGGGGTTGTGA
- a CDS encoding TIGR01244 family sulfur transferase produces the protein MDLRQLTPDLAVSAQIRPEDVPALADAGFRVLINNRPDAEVGEDENDAAMRKAAEDAGLSYFYIPFSPGQVTPDMITAQAEALSAPGPKVAYCRSGNRSTVLWALTRAGQQPIDELMQAAARAGHDIAGIRPLIETLARRPA, from the coding sequence ATGGATCTGCGCCAATTGACCCCTGATCTTGCGGTTTCTGCACAAATCCGCCCGGAGGATGTGCCGGCCCTGGCAGATGCGGGCTTTCGTGTGCTGATCAACAATCGCCCCGACGCCGAGGTGGGTGAAGATGAAAATGACGCGGCGATGCGCAAGGCCGCCGAAGATGCGGGACTAAGCTATTTCTACATCCCCTTCAGCCCCGGTCAGGTCACACCGGACATGATCACCGCCCAGGCCGAGGCACTATCGGCGCCCGGTCCAAAGGTGGCCTATTGCCGGTCCGGCAATCGCTCGACGGTCCTGTGGGCGCTGACACGTGCGGGACAACAACCGATCGATGAGTTGATGCAGGCCGCGGCACGCGCCGGTCATGATATTGCAGGCATACGCCCCCTGATCGAGACGCTGGCGCGCCGCCCGGCCTGA
- the typA gene encoding translational GTPase TypA, whose product MDIRNIAIIAHVDHGKTTLVDQLLKQSGAFRENQAVAERAMDSNDIERERGITILAKATSVEWKGTRINIVDTPGHADFGGEVERILSMVDGVCLLVDAAEGPMPQTKFVTSKALALGLRPIVVLNKVDKPAADPDNALNEVFDLFANLGASDEQLDFPHLYASGIGGWADLTLDGPRKDMSALFDLVLRHVEPPRQIARQDEPFQMLATTLGADPFIGRILTGRVEAGRARAGDTIKALSRDGERIEQFRISKVLAFRGLTQQPIDEAVAGDIVSLAGMSKATVADTLCALEVESPLPAQPIDPPTISVTFGINDSPLAGRDGNKVQSRVIRERLLKEAESNVAIRVEDTPGGEAFVVSGRGELQMGVLIENMRREGFELSISRPRVIFREENGQRLEPVEEVIVDVDDDYTGVVIEKLTGDRKGEMVDMRPAGHGKTRIIAHVPSRGLIGYHGEFMTDTRGNGVLNRIFHGWTPYKGPIQGRRQGVLISMEDGVSVAYALWNLEERGKMFIGAQEQVYQGMIIGEHSRDNDLEVNPLKGKKLTNIRASGSDEAVRLTPPVRMSLEEAIAYIDDDELVEVTPKSIRLRKRHLDPHERKRQARAEG is encoded by the coding sequence ATGGATATCCGCAATATTGCGATCATCGCCCACGTCGACCACGGAAAAACCACCTTGGTCGATCAGCTTCTGAAGCAATCCGGCGCCTTCCGCGAAAATCAGGCCGTCGCCGAACGTGCGATGGACAGCAACGACATCGAACGCGAACGCGGCATCACCATTCTGGCCAAGGCGACCTCGGTCGAATGGAAAGGCACCCGCATCAATATCGTCGATACGCCCGGCCACGCCGATTTCGGCGGCGAAGTCGAACGCATCCTGTCGATGGTGGATGGCGTCTGTCTGCTGGTCGATGCCGCCGAGGGGCCGATGCCGCAAACCAAGTTCGTGACATCCAAGGCCCTGGCCCTGGGTCTGCGGCCGATCGTCGTTCTGAACAAGGTCGACAAACCTGCCGCCGACCCCGACAATGCGCTGAACGAGGTGTTCGACCTGTTCGCCAATCTGGGTGCGTCAGACGAACAGCTTGACTTTCCACATCTTTATGCCTCGGGCATCGGCGGCTGGGCCGATCTGACGCTGGACGGTCCGCGCAAGGACATGTCGGCCCTGTTCGATCTGGTGCTGCGCCATGTCGAGCCGCCCCGTCAGATCGCGCGTCAGGACGAGCCTTTCCAGATGCTGGCGACCACACTTGGCGCCGATCCCTTCATCGGCCGCATCCTGACCGGACGGGTCGAGGCTGGCCGTGCCCGCGCCGGCGACACCATCAAGGCATTGTCGCGCGACGGCGAACGGATCGAACAGTTCCGCATCTCGAAGGTTCTGGCCTTTCGCGGCCTGACCCAGCAGCCGATCGATGAAGCTGTCGCCGGGGATATCGTGTCGCTGGCGGGCATGTCCAAGGCGACCGTTGCCGATACGCTTTGTGCGCTCGAGGTCGAAAGCCCCCTGCCCGCGCAGCCGATCGATCCGCCGACCATCAGCGTGACCTTCGGTATCAATGACAGCCCCCTGGCCGGCCGCGATGGCAACAAGGTGCAGTCGCGCGTGATTCGCGAGCGCCTGCTGAAAGAGGCCGAGTCCAACGTCGCCATCCGGGTCGAGGATACGCCTGGCGGCGAAGCCTTCGTGGTGTCCGGTCGTGGCGAACTGCAGATGGGCGTCTTGATCGAAAACATGCGCCGCGAGGGTTTCGAGCTGTCGATCAGCCGGCCGCGCGTGATCTTCCGCGAGGAAAACGGTCAGCGGCTCGAACCGGTCGAAGAGGTGATCGTCGATGTCGACGATGATTACACCGGTGTCGTCATCGAAAAGCTGACGGGTGATCGCAAGGGCGAGATGGTCGACATGCGACCCGCAGGCCACGGCAAGACCCGCATCATCGCGCATGTGCCCTCGCGCGGTCTGATCGGCTATCATGGCGAATTCATGACGGATACACGCGGAAATGGCGTGCTGAACCGGATCTTTCATGGATGGACCCCCTACAAGGGGCCGATTCAGGGCCGGCGCCAGGGTGTGCTGATCTCGATGGAAGACGGGGTATCGGTCGCTTATGCGCTGTGGAACCTGGAAGAGCGCGGCAAGATGTTCATCGGCGCCCAGGAACAAGTCTATCAGGGCATGATCATCGGCGAACATTCGCGCGACAACGATCTTGAGGTCAATCCGCTCAAGGGCAAGAAGTTGACCAATATTCGCGCTTCGGGATCGGATGAAGCCGTGCGCCTGACGCCCCCGGTGCGGATGTCGCTGGAAGAGGCCATCGCCTATATCGATGATGACGAGCTGGTCGAGGTCACGCCCAAGAGCATCCGTTTGCGCAAGCGTCATCTGGATCCGCATGAACGCAAGCGCCAGGCGCGCGCCGAGGGCTGA
- a CDS encoding TetR-like C-terminal domain-containing protein: protein MESRGNIYQTLILAAQSHLEEKGYIPEDLDDFAARCSLAADEILAVFPSTSDLREGLIYQAVTLLNDALRDGVIHAASDDPLVQLRAIGHAYLKWAEANPALFRMLVTALNGPIEPDSTLHRYTSSMPTFTIASWPKHRIVG from the coding sequence ATGGAAAGCCGGGGAAACATTTATCAGACGCTGATTCTTGCCGCCCAGTCCCATCTGGAGGAAAAAGGATACATACCCGAGGATCTGGACGATTTCGCGGCTCGCTGTTCGCTTGCGGCCGATGAGATCCTGGCGGTTTTCCCCTCGACCAGTGATCTGCGTGAAGGTCTTATCTATCAGGCCGTGACCTTGCTGAACGACGCCCTGCGCGATGGGGTGATTCATGCAGCCAGCGACGATCCGCTGGTGCAGCTGCGGGCGATTGGTCATGCCTACCTGAAATGGGCCGAAGCAAATCCGGCCTTGTTCCGAATGCTGGTCACGGCGCTGAACGGTCCGATCGAGCCCGACAGCACCCTGCATCGCTATACCAGTTCGATGCCGACCTTTACCATCGCAAGCTGGCCGAAGCACAGAATCGTGGGCTGA
- a CDS encoding 2Fe-2S iron-sulfur cluster-binding protein produces the protein MAKITYIEHNGTVHEVDVKPGMTVMEGARDHGVPGIDADCGGACACSTCHVYVDAAWIDRLPPREAMEEDMLDFAWQPDPERSRLTCQIKVTPELDGLIVNLPERQI, from the coding sequence ATGGCCAAGATCACCTATATCGAACACAACGGCACCGTCCACGAGGTCGATGTCAAACCCGGCATGACCGTGATGGAGGGGGCGCGCGACCATGGCGTGCCGGGCATCGATGCCGATTGCGGCGGGGCCTGCGCGTGTTCGACCTGCCACGTCTATGTCGATGCAGCTTGGATCGACCGCCTGCCCCCGCGCGAGGCGATGGAAGAGGACATGCTGGATTTTGCCTGGCAGCCGGATCCGGAACGCTCGCGCCTGACCTGTCAGATCAAGGTGACGCCCGAACTGGATGGGCTGATCGTCAATCTGCCGGAACGCCAGATCTGA